A single window of Archangium gephyra DNA harbors:
- a CDS encoding PKD domain-containing protein, with the protein MLSSVGKRAFTRLLLTCVLICACGAPVILRGPAALPGDVEGALPVKLSIQAVDPAGGALTYAWQQLPESPAGTFSDASSPAPTWLAPVVERTTVFTLRVTVTDRNGGTAQAEVQVKVQPPPRRHNRAPVLSGAPVVSPGLARAGDTLTLSARAEDADGDALTYLWRQLAPEPQGTFVSGPEGADITWFSPPVGTGTAFTFEVLVSDGHGAPVRGTVTVPVHVPRYAQDIQVLWSSLCTGCHGRSGGLDLAPGQSHAALVGAPMLTRACSDLKRVAPGDPDSSALLKKLTGTDCGTRMPRNDPGHFDAHPGELVRIRSWILGGAADD; encoded by the coding sequence ATGCTGTCTTCCGTTGGCAAACGTGCGTTCACGCGGCTGCTGCTGACGTGTGTTCTCATCTGCGCATGCGGCGCGCCCGTCATCCTCAGGGGCCCCGCTGCCCTGCCCGGCGACGTCGAGGGAGCACTCCCGGTGAAGCTTTCCATCCAGGCGGTGGATCCCGCGGGCGGCGCGCTCACCTACGCCTGGCAGCAGCTGCCCGAGTCGCCCGCTGGGACCTTCAGCGATGCTTCCTCGCCTGCTCCCACCTGGCTGGCACCGGTGGTGGAACGGACGACGGTCTTCACGCTGCGGGTGACGGTGACGGACAGGAATGGAGGCACCGCGCAGGCCGAGGTCCAGGTGAAGGTCCAGCCCCCGCCGCGGCGGCACAACCGCGCGCCCGTGCTCTCCGGGGCGCCCGTGGTCTCACCCGGGCTGGCGAGGGCCGGAGACACCCTCACGCTCTCGGCGCGGGCGGAGGACGCGGACGGAGATGCCCTCACGTACCTCTGGCGCCAGCTCGCCCCCGAGCCCCAGGGCACCTTCGTCTCGGGGCCGGAGGGCGCGGACATCACCTGGTTCTCCCCGCCGGTGGGCACCGGGACGGCCTTCACCTTCGAGGTGCTCGTCTCCGACGGCCACGGCGCTCCGGTGCGCGGGACGGTGACGGTGCCGGTGCACGTCCCCCGCTATGCCCAGGACATCCAGGTGCTGTGGAGCTCGCTGTGCACCGGGTGCCACGGCCGGAGCGGTGGGTTGGATCTGGCACCGGGCCAGAGCCATGCGGCGCTCGTCGGGGCGCCCATGCTGACCCGGGCGTGCTCGGACCTCAAACGGGTGGCGCCGGGCGACCCCGACTCCTCCGCGCTCCTGAAGAAGCTGACCGGGACGGACTGTGGAACTCGTATGCCGCGCAACGATCCGGGCCACTTCGATGCCCACCCGGGAGAGCTGGTGCGCATCCGCTCCTGGATTCTCGGCGGTGCGGCGGACGATTGA
- a CDS encoding cyclic nucleotide-binding domain-containing protein, whose translation MAAQESQSWGHRLWPAATFQFALIAGVTQLKTAANALVLSRFESHMMPYLYLVGALLVATLTLMPRREPDARTESLSVLTGVGGLIVLGLAAGVSMGQRVPALVLYLFVDAFTTIISLRFWGRMASAFDAREARRAFTALNGVGMAGGMLGGLLVQGLAERLGTASIIVGGALSLYAAGVAFHFHHSEGPRTARPRHMAPPVAAWEYLSTSSYARVLAALGVSFAVLSSFVDYLFRLRVENTLSEDGLAALFGSLQLWIGLVCVLFQLLLAERLLKRLGLMSYLALLPGAMAPLAVASLLTKELWPVHLLRLLENAVNYSLLPVGVQLLYAAVPDEEREALRSAVDGLLRKGGTVLAGVLLIGAGREANGVTMALVVVGVCGLLGVLLLRLRPAYVEALGEQVGAHGEDDEALGREDRRLLVEALGSSAPDRVLHALDLLAEEGLPLRPHLPVLLHHTHERVQERAVALALELGATETAPQLEQLVTQGSRRPRDIAVGALAKLAPERAEVLLPPLLQSPDVGLRCAAVVALLSTKWRAAALVSLGALTARGAQAPVSDRREVARLFGRLKDPSYTPMLTAYLSDPDSSVRRVAVRSVGEGGYVKLAPRLLTFLTWREERREAREALASLGDEVTPLLEATLNDLAAPLAMRLQVPRVLRLIGTPGALHALLFSNVRDDARLHFRIGAEMSRLRDEHPEHPVDEDRVREALGRRREVYRALVEPFRDLRAELGDHALLTRVVGDRLDQALELSFFLLGLLHPPHVMRRVHQQVAGQDARRRAYALELLETLTNEEDRELVREQVESHHRDLPPGTTGQLEAHLAWLCRSEDVVLRACARYVAGRIGMDLPPTQEGDMSQATVQKLFLLEEVHVFSQSDVDDVAAVAAIAREARFRAGERVFSQGDPGDALYVIIEGAVDARSNGEHVLRMRAKETFGDLSLLDGAPRPTDAIAVEDTRVLVIDRRDFLDLLADRPELLTGFFRAVTQQLRAVINASEQTPLSGAHVVELPKEEQSPPPEEQKRPLAG comes from the coding sequence GTGGCAGCCCAAGAGTCACAGTCCTGGGGCCACCGACTGTGGCCCGCGGCGACGTTCCAGTTCGCCCTCATCGCTGGTGTGACGCAGCTGAAGACGGCTGCCAACGCACTCGTGTTGTCGCGCTTCGAGTCGCACATGATGCCCTACCTGTACCTGGTGGGCGCATTGCTCGTGGCGACGCTGACGCTGATGCCGCGCCGGGAGCCGGATGCCCGCACCGAGTCGCTCAGCGTGCTCACCGGGGTGGGCGGGCTCATCGTGCTGGGGCTGGCCGCGGGCGTGTCCATGGGCCAGCGCGTTCCAGCGCTGGTGCTGTACCTCTTCGTGGACGCCTTCACGACGATCATCTCCCTGCGCTTCTGGGGACGGATGGCGTCGGCCTTCGACGCGCGCGAGGCGCGGCGGGCCTTCACCGCGCTCAACGGCGTGGGCATGGCGGGAGGCATGCTGGGCGGCCTCCTGGTACAGGGACTCGCCGAGCGGCTCGGCACCGCCTCCATCATCGTGGGTGGCGCGCTGTCGCTCTACGCCGCGGGAGTGGCCTTCCACTTCCACCACAGCGAGGGGCCACGGACCGCGCGCCCCCGGCACATGGCCCCGCCGGTGGCGGCCTGGGAGTACCTCTCCACCAGCAGCTATGCCCGGGTGCTGGCGGCGCTGGGCGTGAGCTTCGCGGTGCTGTCCTCCTTCGTGGACTACCTCTTCCGGCTGCGCGTGGAGAACACGCTCAGCGAGGACGGGCTGGCGGCGCTCTTCGGCTCGCTGCAGCTGTGGATCGGCCTGGTGTGCGTGCTCTTCCAGCTGCTGCTGGCCGAGCGGCTCCTCAAGCGGCTGGGGCTGATGAGCTACCTGGCGCTGCTGCCCGGGGCGATGGCGCCGCTGGCGGTGGCCTCACTGCTGACGAAGGAGCTGTGGCCCGTCCACCTGCTGCGGCTGCTGGAGAACGCCGTCAACTACTCGCTGCTGCCGGTGGGTGTGCAGCTGCTGTACGCGGCGGTGCCGGACGAGGAGCGCGAGGCCCTGCGGAGCGCGGTGGACGGGCTGCTGCGCAAGGGCGGAACGGTGCTGGCCGGTGTGCTGCTGATCGGCGCGGGCCGCGAGGCCAACGGCGTCACCATGGCGCTGGTGGTGGTGGGCGTGTGCGGCCTGCTCGGCGTGCTGCTGCTGCGCCTGAGGCCGGCCTATGTGGAGGCGCTGGGCGAGCAGGTGGGCGCCCACGGCGAGGACGACGAGGCGCTGGGCCGCGAGGATCGCCGGCTGCTGGTGGAGGCGCTGGGCTCGAGCGCGCCGGACCGGGTGCTGCACGCGCTGGATCTCCTGGCGGAGGAGGGACTGCCGCTGCGGCCCCACCTGCCCGTGCTGCTGCACCACACGCACGAGCGGGTGCAGGAGCGCGCGGTGGCCCTGGCGCTGGAGCTGGGCGCCACCGAGACGGCTCCGCAGCTCGAGCAGCTGGTGACGCAGGGCTCCCGGCGGCCGAGGGACATCGCGGTGGGCGCGTTGGCGAAGCTGGCGCCGGAGCGGGCGGAGGTGCTGCTGCCGCCGCTGTTGCAGAGCCCGGACGTGGGGCTGCGCTGCGCGGCGGTGGTGGCGCTGCTGAGCACGAAGTGGCGCGCGGCGGCGCTGGTGTCGCTGGGGGCGCTGACGGCCCGGGGCGCGCAGGCGCCGGTGTCGGATCGCCGCGAGGTGGCCCGGCTGTTCGGCCGGCTGAAGGACCCGAGCTACACGCCCATGCTGACGGCCTACCTGAGCGATCCGGACAGCTCGGTGCGGCGCGTGGCGGTGCGCTCCGTGGGCGAGGGCGGCTACGTGAAGCTGGCGCCGAGGCTGCTCACCTTCCTCACCTGGCGCGAGGAGCGGCGCGAGGCGCGCGAGGCCCTGGCCTCGCTGGGTGACGAGGTGACGCCCCTGCTGGAGGCGACGCTCAACGACCTGGCCGCGCCGCTGGCCATGCGCCTGCAGGTGCCGCGCGTGCTGCGCCTGATCGGCACGCCGGGGGCGCTGCACGCCCTGCTCTTCTCCAACGTGCGCGACGATGCCCGGCTGCACTTCCGCATTGGCGCCGAGATGTCGCGCCTGCGCGATGAGCACCCCGAGCACCCGGTGGACGAGGATCGGGTGCGCGAGGCGCTGGGCCGGCGGCGTGAGGTGTACCGCGCCCTGGTGGAGCCCTTCCGGGACTTGCGCGCGGAGCTGGGAGACCACGCGCTGCTCACCCGCGTGGTGGGGGATCGGCTGGATCAGGCGCTGGAGCTGTCCTTCTTCCTGCTGGGCCTGCTGCATCCGCCCCACGTGATGCGGCGCGTGCACCAACAGGTGGCGGGCCAGGACGCGCGGCGGCGCGCGTATGCGCTGGAGCTGCTGGAGACGCTGACGAACGAGGAGGACCGGGAGCTGGTGCGCGAGCAGGTGGAGTCGCACCACCGGGATCTGCCTCCGGGCACGACGGGCCAGTTGGAGGCGCACCTGGCGTGGTTGTGCCGCAGCGAGGATGTGGTGCTGCGCGCGTGCGCGCGCTACGTGGCGGGCCGGATCGGCATGGATCTGCCGCCCACGCAAGAGGGAGACATGAGCCAGGCGACGGTGCAGAAGCTGTTCCTCCTCGAGGAGGTGCACGTCTTCTCGCAGAGCGACGTGGACGACGTGGCGGCGGTGGCGGCGATTGCCCGCGAGGCGCGCTTCCGCGCGGGCGAGCGCGTCTTCAGCCAGGGAGACCCGGGAGACGCGCTCTACGTCATCATCGAGGGCGCGGTGGACGCGCGCAGCAACGGTGAGCACGTGCTGCGGATGCGCGCCAAGGAGACCTTCGGGGACCTGAGCCTGCTGGACGGAGCCCCCCGCCCCACGGACGCCATCGCGGTGGAGGACACGCGGGTGCTCGTCATCGACCGGCGTGACTTCCTCGATCTGCTGGCGGACCGTCCGGAGCTGCTGACGGGCTTCTTCCGCGCGGTGACCCAGCAGCTGCGGGCCGTCATCAACGCGTCCGAGCAGACGCCGCTCAGCGGGGCCCATGTGGTGGAGCTGCCGAAGGAGGAGCAGAGCCCTCCTCCGGAGGAACAGAAGCGGCCCCTGGCGGGCTAG
- a CDS encoding styrene monooxygenase/indole monooxygenase family protein, with translation MANIAIVGAGQAGLFLGFGLLEDGHSVTLFSDQTPDAILNGRLPSGMGLFEDAVKKEAALGLTLWEDVMTRGEGAILELINPEGGVGLHIAPPVPRPHRGVDQRLKNSTWMRELERRGASLRIVPLANPEELAAHTTGFDLVLVATGKGSISTLFSRDPQRSPFDRPQRHITCFLVKNFRPELRSGTIRVLPGLGEVVITPFYSREQLKGRILLIEGIPGGPLDFLSRTLPGRELLEECKQTLSRLLPGQLEDLREAELPSEQCWLRGTLTPTVRHPVGRLPSGQAVLGLGDAIMLHDPLAAQGGNNATHMADFYRTRIREHAGRPFTAEWMQRTFDDFWLDYGQYAMGVTAGLLLPPAPHQQVVLASAHHVPAVAAALIDGLYDPRALFPWFVNPAFTREFLHSKGVPPELLARLR, from the coding sequence ATGGCGAACATCGCAATCGTTGGCGCGGGCCAGGCGGGACTCTTCCTGGGCTTCGGCCTGCTCGAGGATGGACACTCCGTCACCCTGTTCTCGGATCAGACTCCCGACGCGATCCTGAATGGCCGGCTCCCCTCGGGCATGGGGCTCTTCGAGGACGCGGTGAAGAAGGAAGCCGCGCTGGGGCTCACCTTGTGGGAAGACGTGATGACGCGGGGAGAAGGCGCCATCCTCGAGCTGATCAACCCGGAGGGCGGCGTCGGACTGCACATCGCCCCTCCCGTTCCGCGGCCACATCGGGGCGTCGATCAGCGGCTCAAGAACTCGACCTGGATGCGCGAGCTGGAGCGCCGCGGCGCGTCCCTTCGCATCGTGCCCCTGGCGAATCCGGAGGAGCTGGCTGCGCACACCACCGGCTTCGACCTCGTCCTGGTCGCCACCGGCAAGGGCTCCATCTCCACCCTCTTCTCGAGGGATCCCCAGCGCAGCCCCTTCGACAGGCCCCAGCGCCACATCACCTGCTTCCTCGTGAAGAACTTCCGGCCCGAGCTCCGCAGCGGCACCATCCGGGTCCTGCCAGGCCTCGGCGAGGTCGTCATCACCCCGTTCTACAGCCGGGAGCAGCTCAAGGGGCGCATCCTCCTCATCGAGGGCATCCCCGGTGGACCGCTCGACTTCCTCTCACGCACGCTGCCGGGCCGCGAGCTGCTGGAGGAGTGCAAACAGACCCTCTCCAGGTTGCTCCCCGGACAGCTCGAGGATCTGCGGGAGGCGGAGCTCCCCTCCGAGCAGTGCTGGCTTCGCGGCACCCTCACGCCCACCGTCCGTCACCCGGTGGGCCGTCTGCCCTCGGGCCAGGCGGTGCTCGGCCTGGGTGACGCCATCATGCTGCATGATCCGCTGGCCGCTCAGGGGGGCAACAACGCGACCCACATGGCGGACTTCTACCGGACCCGCATCCGTGAGCACGCCGGGCGTCCCTTCACCGCGGAGTGGATGCAGCGGACCTTCGATGACTTCTGGCTCGATTACGGCCAGTACGCGATGGGCGTGACGGCCGGCCTGCTCCTGCCGCCCGCTCCCCACCAGCAGGTGGTCCTCGCCTCGGCGCACCACGTCCCCGCGGTGGCCGCGGCGTTGATCGACGGGCTGTACGATCCCAGGGCCCTCTTCCCCTGGTTCGTCAACCCCGCCTTCACCCGGGAGTTCCTCCACTCGAAGGGTGTCCCTCCGGAGCTGCTGGCTCGGCTCCGGTGA
- a CDS encoding bifunctional metallophosphatase/5'-nucleotidase, with the protein MAPCFRCGRLRPPGRAHRLREGNPTRAAGRPAGQDARGQARPQAHHGDGARHRQPQRAAAAHPPAEGEKPATGAAELLGWWAAKEKHCPGQLKDGQAPCKNGSTLALTIGDAWNGPAISSFFYGETTSAVLGRMGFAASALGNHELDYGREQFQKNLQAGGFPFLAANLKVKDAALAKDWDLPGFKLFERQGLKVGVVGLTSPKTVSTAMAGRAEGLEVLSDEQALTDAVGEAQKAGADTVVVLADECPSDLQPVVGKHPEWKVSLVAGGRCAQPVNTKEGNTTYVSLGRGFDKYLRAAYTFDGSKPEGEQVTGVEVTMVDVTGGEGAPAPDADTAKMIADFKAKLDQALGEEIGFTKKAFEKDSKQLISWVTTAIREQAGADAVVLNRKGFREGLPAGKVTKGSVYSVLPFENSVMVVDVKGADLARQLANPEAVFSGFTSSGKGKFKDAKGKPLDPKKEYKVATVEYLYFGGDGFEFEKLDPEPGETGMSWQTPVIDWTKDKATTEAKPLDKLIK; encoded by the coding sequence GTGGCGCCGTGCTTCCGGTGTGGTCGCCTTCGCCCTCCTGGGCGCGCTCACCGGCTGCGAGAAGGAAACCCCACCCGCGCCGCCGGCCGCCCCGCCGGCCAAGACGCCCGCGGCCAAGCCCGCCCCCAAGCCCACCACGGTGACGGTGCTCGTCACCGGCAGCCCCAACGGGCAGCTGCTGCCCACCCCCCCGCCGAGGGGGAGAAGCCGGCCACCGGCGCCGCCGAGCTGCTCGGCTGGTGGGCCGCCAAGGAGAAGCACTGTCCCGGCCAGCTCAAGGACGGCCAGGCCCCGTGCAAGAACGGCTCGACGCTGGCGCTGACCATCGGCGATGCGTGGAACGGCCCCGCCATCTCCTCCTTCTTCTACGGGGAGACGACGTCGGCGGTGCTGGGCCGCATGGGCTTCGCCGCCTCCGCCCTGGGCAACCACGAGCTGGACTACGGGCGCGAGCAGTTCCAGAAGAACCTGCAGGCCGGTGGCTTCCCCTTCCTGGCGGCCAACCTGAAGGTGAAGGACGCGGCGCTGGCCAAGGACTGGGATCTGCCGGGCTTCAAGCTGTTCGAGCGCCAGGGCCTGAAGGTGGGCGTGGTGGGCCTGACGTCGCCCAAGACGGTGTCCACGGCCATGGCCGGGCGCGCCGAGGGCCTCGAGGTCCTCTCCGACGAGCAGGCGCTGACGGACGCGGTGGGCGAGGCCCAGAAGGCCGGCGCGGACACCGTGGTGGTGCTCGCGGACGAGTGCCCCAGCGATCTGCAGCCCGTGGTGGGCAAGCACCCCGAGTGGAAGGTGTCGCTGGTGGCCGGTGGCCGCTGCGCCCAGCCGGTGAACACGAAGGAGGGCAACACCACCTACGTGTCGCTGGGCCGCGGCTTCGACAAGTACCTGCGCGCCGCCTACACCTTCGACGGCTCCAAGCCCGAGGGTGAGCAGGTGACGGGCGTGGAGGTGACGATGGTGGACGTGACCGGCGGCGAGGGCGCCCCGGCTCCGGACGCCGACACCGCGAAGATGATCGCCGACTTCAAGGCCAAGCTGGATCAGGCCCTGGGCGAGGAGATCGGCTTCACGAAGAAGGCCTTCGAGAAGGACTCCAAGCAGCTGATCAGCTGGGTGACGACGGCCATCCGGGAGCAGGCCGGCGCGGACGCCGTGGTGCTCAACCGCAAGGGCTTCCGCGAGGGCCTGCCCGCGGGCAAGGTGACCAAGGGCAGCGTGTACTCGGTGCTGCCCTTCGAGAACTCGGTGATGGTGGTGGACGTGAAGGGCGCGGATCTGGCGCGGCAGCTGGCCAACCCGGAGGCGGTGTTCTCGGGCTTCACGTCCTCCGGCAAGGGCAAGTTCAAGGACGCCAAGGGCAAGCCGCTGGATCCGAAGAAGGAGTACAAGGTCGCGACGGTCGAGTACCTCTACTTCGGCGGTGACGGCTTCGAGTTCGAGAAGCTGGATCCCGAGCCGGGTGAGACGGGCATGTCGTGGCAGACGCCCGTCATCGACTGGACCAAGGACAAGGCCACCACCGAGGCCAAGCCGCTGGACAAGCTGATCAAGTAG
- a CDS encoding ELWxxDGT repeat protein, with translation MRRYWTGVSSLLCISALAAAGAPLTAAALDSSAEPASCRAVTMVKPIASGGASSFPDYDVQPPMVLGRTAYFAANDGTSGLELWRSRGGELDTERVADVFPGATGSEPRSLTVAGDSLFFTAKGDGVGRELWKTDGTAEGTVLVKDLRPGPEDSGVTALTALGDMLFFIADDGVHGLELWKSDGTPEGTVLVQELVPGAGSAGIGSLVVFRDALYFAADGGPREVELWKSDGSPEGTERVAVVRVIESDPSEELIRGLTVAGDTIYFFAGSDYAKQWDLWKSDGSGPGTVRVRTLSRGPEDYAAGPVTLTPTGGQVFFVAGARGSLWRSDGSSGGTFVIKESSEARFLTNLNGQLLFTAWDDESGFELWRSNGTVTGTALVEDIRPGTASAAPFWLTVVDGKVLFSAETDGEGRELWSTDGTQDGTQLLHDIVPGPGSSEPSWLTPVGPRVFFVTDDGTDGAEPWVLNDCTPPELICPSPMVVEAQGPSGAPASYALASANDNKPGLPDISYSKLTGSDFPIGDTMVFVTAADESGNKSTCSFQVKVRDTTAPRLSCPRNLEVWRKFRYGAKVDYTAEATDAVSKPAITYDPAPGSDFVVGRTQVRVTASDASGNVSRCAFEVKVRRDYEPQADSGCGCGASSPGVLSGWALLTAVSMLARRRRK, from the coding sequence ATGCGTCGGTACTGGACCGGTGTGTCTTCATTGCTATGCATCAGCGCCCTGGCCGCGGCAGGCGCCCCGCTCACGGCCGCCGCACTGGACTCCTCGGCGGAGCCCGCTTCCTGCCGCGCCGTCACCATGGTCAAGCCCATTGCCTCGGGCGGTGCCAGCTCCTTCCCGGACTACGACGTCCAGCCGCCCATGGTGCTGGGCAGGACGGCCTACTTCGCCGCCAATGATGGGACGAGCGGTCTGGAGTTGTGGAGGAGCCGCGGCGGGGAGCTCGACACGGAGCGCGTGGCGGATGTCTTCCCGGGCGCGACGGGCTCGGAGCCGCGCTCGCTGACCGTGGCCGGCGACTCGCTCTTCTTCACCGCGAAGGGCGACGGCGTTGGCCGCGAGCTGTGGAAGACGGATGGGACGGCCGAGGGCACCGTGCTCGTCAAGGATCTCCGTCCCGGTCCCGAGGACTCGGGCGTCACGGCACTGACGGCACTGGGTGACATGCTGTTCTTCATCGCCGATGACGGCGTGCACGGCCTCGAGCTGTGGAAGAGCGATGGCACCCCGGAGGGCACGGTGCTGGTCCAGGAGCTCGTCCCCGGCGCCGGAAGCGCGGGGATTGGCTCGCTGGTCGTATTCCGGGACGCGCTCTACTTCGCGGCGGATGGTGGGCCTCGCGAGGTCGAGCTGTGGAAGAGCGATGGCTCGCCGGAGGGGACGGAGCGCGTCGCCGTCGTCCGGGTCATCGAGAGTGATCCGAGCGAGGAGCTCATCCGGGGCCTGACGGTGGCGGGTGACACGATCTACTTCTTCGCCGGCTCGGATTACGCCAAGCAGTGGGATCTCTGGAAGAGCGACGGGTCGGGTCCGGGGACGGTCCGGGTCCGCACGCTGAGCCGTGGCCCCGAGGACTACGCCGCCGGCCCCGTGACGCTGACGCCCACGGGCGGGCAGGTCTTCTTCGTGGCGGGGGCGCGCGGCTCCCTGTGGCGGAGCGATGGCTCCTCCGGCGGGACGTTCGTCATCAAGGAGTCCAGCGAAGCCCGCTTCCTGACGAACCTGAATGGCCAGCTGCTCTTCACCGCCTGGGATGACGAGAGCGGGTTCGAGCTGTGGCGCAGCAATGGCACGGTGACCGGCACGGCGCTGGTCGAGGACATCCGTCCTGGAACCGCCAGCGCGGCCCCGTTCTGGCTGACGGTGGTGGATGGGAAGGTGCTGTTCAGCGCGGAGACGGACGGGGAGGGCCGTGAGCTCTGGTCCACGGATGGCACCCAGGACGGGACGCAGCTGCTGCATGACATCGTCCCGGGCCCTGGCTCCTCGGAGCCCTCGTGGCTCACCCCGGTGGGCCCGCGCGTCTTCTTCGTCACCGACGATGGCACCGACGGCGCCGAGCCGTGGGTGTTGAACGACTGCACCCCGCCGGAGCTCATCTGTCCGTCTCCCATGGTCGTGGAGGCGCAGGGGCCGTCGGGCGCGCCCGCCTCGTATGCGCTCGCCTCGGCGAACGACAACAAGCCCGGGCTCCCGGACATCAGCTACAGCAAGCTCACCGGCAGTGACTTCCCCATCGGCGACACCATGGTCTTCGTCACGGCGGCCGACGAGTCCGGCAACAAGTCCACCTGCTCCTTCCAGGTGAAGGTCCGCGACACCACGGCGCCCCGGCTCTCCTGCCCGCGCAACCTGGAGGTCTGGAGGAAGTTCCGCTACGGCGCCAAGGTGGACTACACGGCGGAGGCCACCGACGCGGTCTCCAAGCCCGCCATCACCTATGATCCCGCGCCCGGCAGTGACTTCGTGGTGGGCCGCACGCAGGTGCGCGTCACCGCCTCGGACGCGTCCGGCAACGTCTCGCGCTGCGCGTTCGAGGTGAAGGTGCGGCGCGACTACGAGCCCCAGGCGGACAGCGGCTGCGGCTGCGGCGCGTCCTCGCCCGGAGTGCTCTCCGGCTGGGCGCTGCTGACGGCCGTGTCCATGCTGGCCCGGCGCCGCCGCAAGTAA
- a CDS encoding lipoprotein yields the protein MHLFSSALSRRIGRVPPLAMLLVLAAGCPGGDQKTLSGTVTYDFVPATYSAATDTGTLAFNQAARRPVRNAVVQLRHGLSVIATTNTDEQGNYRLVYTLEDDSGALSVEVLAKTTSPQIQVEDNTDGNAVWAIGTKLDTGDTGTTLNLHAGHGWTGNAYDAQRRTAAPFAVLDSMYTAAKAFMAVRPVTFPALKVNWSPDNVPQGGDKSGGFIGTSHFSRLENEIYILGKAGADTDEFDSHVIVHEWGHYFESNLSRSDSPGGPHGRGDILDPRIAFGEGYGNAIAAILLPESLYVDTVWGGEGGTLTAFGIDAETEPLDTDDPNPGVFSETSVHRLLYDLYDSGTRESSYDNVSIGLGTLYDVLVKEQKSTPAMTTIASFITALKAQPGVDEDAVDRLLARYNMGPITSAWGDGDTDMAGMYVGVSKLPFNVSGSLEGGLEFNTRGQNQYFVFVGNGSRISASANASYDIFIELYQRGELLGSADNTTLGTESLSITTQTGELYILVLTGLKETEGEYPVTLSITSP from the coding sequence ATGCACTTGTTCAGCAGCGCATTGTCACGCCGCATCGGGCGTGTCCCACCACTCGCCATGCTCCTGGTGCTGGCGGCGGGGTGCCCTGGTGGAGACCAGAAGACCCTCAGTGGCACGGTGACGTACGACTTCGTCCCGGCCACCTACTCGGCCGCGACGGATACGGGAACGCTCGCCTTCAACCAGGCCGCCAGGCGGCCCGTGCGCAACGCGGTCGTCCAGCTGCGGCATGGGTTGAGTGTCATCGCCACGACGAACACCGACGAGCAGGGCAATTACCGGCTCGTCTACACGCTCGAGGATGACTCCGGAGCGCTCTCGGTCGAGGTCCTCGCGAAGACGACCAGCCCGCAGATCCAGGTCGAGGACAACACGGACGGCAACGCGGTCTGGGCGATTGGCACCAAGCTCGACACCGGCGACACCGGCACGACGTTGAACCTGCACGCCGGACACGGCTGGACGGGAAATGCCTATGACGCGCAGCGCCGCACGGCGGCTCCCTTCGCCGTGCTCGACTCCATGTATACCGCCGCCAAGGCGTTCATGGCGGTCCGCCCGGTCACCTTCCCCGCGCTCAAGGTGAACTGGAGCCCGGACAACGTTCCCCAGGGCGGTGACAAGTCGGGCGGATTCATCGGTACCTCGCACTTCTCTCGGCTCGAGAATGAAATCTACATCCTCGGCAAGGCGGGCGCGGACACCGACGAGTTCGACAGCCACGTCATCGTCCACGAGTGGGGTCACTACTTCGAGAGCAACCTGTCGCGCTCGGACAGCCCCGGAGGTCCGCACGGCCGGGGTGACATCCTGGATCCGCGCATCGCCTTCGGCGAGGGCTACGGCAACGCCATCGCGGCGATCCTCCTGCCCGAGTCCCTGTATGTCGACACGGTCTGGGGCGGAGAGGGTGGAACGCTGACGGCCTTTGGCATCGATGCCGAGACCGAGCCGCTGGACACCGATGATCCGAATCCCGGGGTGTTCTCGGAGACGAGCGTGCACCGGCTGCTCTATGACCTGTACGACTCCGGCACCCGGGAGTCGTCGTACGACAATGTGTCCATCGGTCTCGGCACGCTCTACGACGTGCTGGTGAAGGAGCAGAAGTCCACCCCCGCGATGACGACCATCGCCTCGTTCATCACCGCGCTCAAGGCGCAGCCGGGCGTGGACGAGGACGCGGTGGACAGGCTGCTGGCCCGTTACAACATGGGCCCCATCACCTCGGCGTGGGGCGATGGAGATACGGACATGGCTGGCATGTACGTCGGCGTGTCCAAGCTCCCGTTCAATGTCTCCGGCTCGTTGGAAGGCGGCTTGGAGTTCAACACGCGGGGCCAGAACCAGTACTTCGTGTTCGTGGGCAATGGCTCCCGGATCTCGGCCTCGGCGAACGCCTCGTACGACATCTTCATCGAGCTCTACCAGCGAGGCGAGCTCCTGGGCTCCGCGGACAACACCACCCTCGGTACCGAATCCCTCAGCATCACCACCCAGACCGGCGAGCTCTACATCCTGGTGTTGACCGGCCTCAAGGAGACCGAGGGCGAATACCCCGTCACTCTCTCCATCACGAGCCCGTGA